CGTCCGATGGGCAAGACCGAGCGCGTGCGTACGTTGCGTCCAGCAGCCGGTGGCCAGACAGCTGTTGCTCCGCGCGAATCCCGCGAGCCACAGATCGAAGGCGAACGTCCGGCCCGCAAGCCAGCGCCACGTCAGGACGGCGAGCGCGGCCCACGCACGCCACGTCCGGCCAACGGTCGCACTGAACGTGGCGAAGGCCGTGGTGCTCCGTCCGGTGGTCGTAGCGATCGCGGCGCGCCTGCCGGTCGTGGTACGCCCGTGGCAGACCGCCCGGCCGATACCAAGCGCCCGGCCAAGCCGGCGCCGAAGAAACGTCCAGGCATCGTGCTGGTCGACCGTGACGCGCCATCGGGCAAGCGCCGCGGTGCGCCAGCCGGCTCCGGCCAGCGTCCGGGCTTTGGTCGTCGCAAGCCTGAGTAATCGGTAAGCGCTGCATGAAAAACGCCATCCCTCGGGATGGCGTTTTTTTTGGGTCTGACAAACCGGTTTTCAGAAAGCAGGTGAACCTGTGGCGAGGGAGCTTGCTCCCGCTGGGTCGCGAAGCGGCCCCAGAATCATTCACCCCGTTGTCTGGTAAACCGCGTCAGCAGGTTTTGCGGCTGCTGCGCAGCCGAGCGGGAGCAAGCTCCCTCGCCACAGGGTCAGGTGTTGCTTAAAACACAAACCGTCCATCAAACAGCGGGTCATCATCCAGCGCCAACACGCCACCGGAGAAGATCAGGTCCAAATGATGGCTGCCCTTGGCGCCACCGCCCAGCCCAAGGTGCAAGCCGCAATGGCGCTCCTCGAACCCGGCATTGCGCGCATACAAATCTTTCACGCCTTCGTTGGTGCCGATCCCCAACTCCTCGATTCGCCGATTGGACGGATTGGCGTCCAGGTACTTGTTGAAGTCATGTTCCAGCCCCGGCACATCGGTGGCGATTTTGCTGATGGTCGAGTTCTCTATCCACAACTCCAGCGGTGACGCCAATACGCCGTACTTGCGGGCAAATGGAATCGTGCTGAGGAAAGTCCCCATAAACTTCACCCGCCCATTAATGGCCTCGCTATGAGTCGCGATCTCGCCGGGCGCCAGGTCGAAGTTGCCGATACCGTTGATGTCGGTCCACTTCTTGATACTGCTCAAGGGTGTTTCGAACCACGACCCATGATCATCTTTGAAACTCAGGGTGGTGGCGTGAGACATGCGCTGGATCAAGTGGCTGTTCAACCCGGCAATTCGCTGCGGGGTGACACTGAAGGTGTCGTAGAAGTAATCGCCGTAATCCTTGAACAGCAATGACTTCTTCCAGTTCTGCGCCATCACGCCTTGCAGCGCACGGACAAAGTCCGGGCCGTCGGGACGCGGGTTGGGCAGGGTGGAAGAATCGTAGAAGAAAATGTACAGATCGCTGTCGGTAATCGCCTGGGTCAGCAATTGCGTGGGTTCGAGGTCCAGGCGCATCGCGCTGAAGCTGAACCGTGGGCTGTTACCGGCCTGTTCGGCGATGGCGCAGGTGTGTGCCTCGTAATCAGCGGTATGGCCGAGCAAAACCTTCGCCGGGTTGATACCGGCAACGGCAGGGTGATGTTCGAGGTAGTAAAGGAAATGCGAGATGGCGCGTTGCTTATCCATGTAGTCCTCCCTGACAAACCGAGAAAGTGGCAGGCACGACCGGCCGGATCGTGCCTGCCGGGATGTCTTACAGAGGCCACATCGCCGTGCCGAACGGAACAACCGCGTCGGCTTGCATCATTTCGACGGCGGCATCATGGGTTGGGGCTTCAAACCAATCGTCCAGTTGCAGTTCAGTGTCCAAGTCTTTGTCCAGTGCTTGCATGGTGAATCTCCTAGATGATTTCTTCGGTAAGAACACTTTTGATAAGAGCAGTGGCGTGCTTTTCACTCGTTGAACAGCGCGTCAACGTGCCGGTCGATGCGGCTCGGCAAGTCGCTGAAAACCTAGTTCACAGGGTTTTAGAATGCAAAAAAATAATTGAACAATTTTCATTTGAACTATTTATTCCATTTTTCGAAAGCCAGTTTTCTTAATAAAAAACAGAAAACTAAGCAGGACATTTCCTTAGGAAGCTTCCTATCGTCAATTTACAGTCAGTGACCTCTTGGATCTGATTTGGAAAACTTGCGTTACGCCTTGTAAATAAAACGTTACGAAAACCCGTCTCAAACCCCATGGAATGCTGCCGAGGAAAGGTCTGTAAGGAAAACCTTCCGCCAACCGCCGGGTTTGTGGTCTTCAAGGGCTCTGGCACGCTTGTTTCAGCAGCGTATGAAGGGTGAGATGCGCCCCATGCCTGTCGTGCAGGTGCATAACAAGAAGGAGGCGCAATGAACGCCGTGACTCATCTCCATCTCTCCCCAAAGGGCGATTTTTCCGCTGCCCTTATCGATGACCTGCAAAGGTCTGACTCAATTTTTGCAGTCGCCCGAGACCCTCGAGGCGGACACAGGCAATCCCGGCAACCGACGCGCTGATCCAGCGGTGTCTGGCAGCAGGGGGTTACAGGTGTACAATGCGCCGCGTTTTAACTGTGACCTTCTGCGCAATCGCGCAAACCTCAAGGCTATCCGCCTTGTTCACTCCGCCGCGTCACGAGCGTGTCGGGTTCGATTTCGTCACAGATAAAAACAAACAGGTGACGCATGACTGTCGTAAAAACGCTGAACTCCTGGTGCCTGCGCTGGGGTTTGATCGGCGCTGCTTGAAATCGCAACTGAGCAGCAACGTCTACTGAACATCATCAAACCTTGCGTGAGACCTTTTTCATGAGTGGACAAAACTCGCATTCAGGCGAGCTGAAACGCGGCCTGAAAAATCGCCATATTCAACTGATCGCCCTCGGTGGCGCGATCGGTACCGGGTTGTTCCTCGGCTCGGCAGGCGTGCTCAAATCCGCCGGCCCGTCGATGATCCTCGGCTACGCCATCTGCGGCTTCATTGCTTTCATGATCATGCGCCAACTCGGCGAAATGATTGTCGAAGAGCCGGTCGCTGGTTCGTTCAGCCACTTCGCCCACAAATACTGGGGCGGTTTTGCCGGTTTCCTGTCGGGCTGGAACTGCTGGATTCTGTACATCCTGGTGGGCATGTCGGAGCTGACCGCGGTCGGCAAATACATTCACTACTGGGCGCCGGATATCCCGACTTGGGTATCGGCAGCCGGGTTCTTCGTATTGATCAACCTGATCAACCTGGCCAACGTCAAAGTCTTCGGTGAGGCCGAGTTCTGGTTCGCGATCATCAAGGTTGTGGCGATTGTCGGCATGATTGCCCTGGGCAGCTATTTGCTGGTCAGCGGCCATGGCGGCCCGCAAGCCTCGGTGACCAACCTGTGGGAACACGGCGGTTTCTTCCCGAACGGCGTCAGCGGTCTGGTGATGGCCATGGCGATCATCATGTTCTCCTTCGGCGGTCTGGAAATGCTTGGTTTCACCGCCGCTGAAGCCGACAAGCCGAAAACCGTGATCCCGAAAGCGATCAATCAGGTGATCTACCGGATCCTGATTTTCTACATCGGTGCGCTGGTAGTCCTGCTGTCGCTGACCCCTTGGGACAGTCTGTTGGCAACCCTGAATGCTTCCGGCGACGCTTATAGCGGCAGCCCGTTCGTGCAAGTGTTCTCGATGCTCGGCAGCAACACCGCCGCGCACATTCTCAACTTCGTGGTCCTGACCGCGGCGCTGTCGGTGTACAACAGCGGCACCTACTGCAACAGCCGCATGCTGCTGGGCATGGCCGAGCAGGGCGATGCGCCGAAGGCCTTGTCGAAGATCGACAAGCGTGGCGTGCCGGTGCGTTCGATCCTGGCGTCGGCCGCTGTGACGTTGATCGCGGTGTTGCTGAACTACCTGATCCCGCAAAACGCGCTGGAACTGTTGATGTCGTTGGTTGTGGCCACCCTGGTAATCAACTGGGCGATGATCAGCTTCTCGCACTTCAAGTTCCGCCAGCACATGAACAAGACCAAACAGACGCCGTTGTTCAAGGCCCTGTGGTACCCGTACGGCAACTATGTTTGCCTGGCGTTCGTGGTGTTCATCCTTGGCGTGATGCTGCTGATCCCGGGGATCCAGATCTCGGTGTATGCGATCCCGGTGTGGGTCGCGTTCATGTGGGTCTGCTACGGCATCAAGAACAAGCGCAGCGCCCAGCAGGCGTTGCAGGCTGCAGGTTCCGCTGCCAAGTAAGTGCAAAGCGCAGAAACAACAAACCCGGCCATGTGCCGGGTTTGTCATTTATAGGGTCCATACAAAATCCTGTGGGAGCGTGGCTTGCCCGCGATTCAGGCGCCGCGGTTCATCAGGCATACCGCGTTATCGTTCATCGCGGGCAAGCCACGCTCCCACAGGGGCCGCATTCATTCTGTCTATTCGCGGTATCCTTCTAGTTCTGAATACGGACTTTTTTCCATGCTGGTGATTTCCAACAATGTGCATCTGCCGGATGCCGAGATCGAGTTGACGGCCATTCGTGCGCAAGGCGCCGGTGGGCAGAACGTCAACAAGGTCTCCAGCGCCGTGCACCTGCGCTTCGACATTCCGGCCTCGTCCTTGCCCGAGTTCTACAAGGAACGGCTGCTGGCGCTGCGTGACAGTCGCATCACCAGCGAAGGTGTGTTGATCATCAAGGCCCAGCAGTACCGCACGCAGGAGCAGAACCGCGCCGATGCGCTGGAGCGGTTGACCGAGTTGATTCTCAGCGCCATCAAAGTGGAAAAGAAACGCCGCCCGACCAAGCCGACCCTCGGTTCGAAGAAGCGTCGACTCGAATCCAAGACCAAGCGTGGCAGCATCAAGGCAGGGCGTGGCAAGGTGGATTTCTAACGCGCTTCTCTTTCTTCGCGATACTTGGGTGCCTGCCGGTACAGATAAACGCTCAGCATCAATCCGCTCAAAGCGGCGAGGGCGGCAAACAGGAAGATCGAGGCAAAACCGAACCCCGCTGCAATCGCACCCGCCAGCGGTCCGGTAATCCCCAGCGACAAATCGATAAACAGTGAATACGCCCCAACCGCCGCGCCACGGCTGGAGGCGGGCACCAGGTTGACCGCTTCCACGCCCAACGCCGGGAACACCAGTGAGAAGCCGAAACCGCTCAGCGCCGCGCCGGCCAGTGCCCAATGGGCATCGGGTGCCAGCCACAGCAGCAGTAACCCGAGGGTTTCAACCGAGAGGCAGGCAATCGCCACGCGAAAGCCGCCGAGGCGGTTGATCAGGTTACCGAACAGCAATCGCGCACCGATGAAACTGGCGCCGAACAGGCTCAGGCACAGCACCGCGTTGGACCAGTGCTGAGTGGCGTAATACAGGGTAATGAATGTGGCGATGGTGCCAAAGCCGATGGAACCCAAGGCCAGACCGCAGCCGTGAGGCAGCACGCGCCCCAGCACATGCATGAACGGCAGGCGTTCGCCGACAACGATCGGTGCAGCGGTTTTTGGCCAGGCCAGCGCCAAGCCCAGAACGGCCAGCAGCACGATGCTCACGCCCATGCTCCACAAACCCAGTTGACTCACCAGCAGCACCCCCAGCGGCGCGCCGACCGCCAGCGCGCCGTAACTGGCGATGCCGTTCCAGGAAATGACTTTGGCGGTATTCGCCGCGCCGACCCGGCCGATGCCCCAGCCGATCGAGCCGGAACCGACCAGGCTTTCCGCGCTGCCGAGCACCAGTCGGCCGATCAACAGGCTGATCAGGCTCAACATGGGCAGGCTTTGCGTCCAGGCCGAAATCAACATGAATACACCGCTCAAACCGCAGCCGGCGAGGCCATACATCACCGCCAGTTTGCTGCCCTTGTTATCGATGATGCGCCCGGCGTAAGGGCGGCTGAGCAGGGTGGCGAGGTATTGCACGCTGATTACCAGCCCGGCGATCACGGCGCCGAAACCGAGGTCGCTGTGGACATAGCCCGGCAATACGGCCAGGGGAATGCCGATATTCAGGTAACCGATGAACGTGAACAGGACAATGGAGACGACTTGCAGCGTGACCGCCATGGGGCGCTGGGTTTCTGACATGGGTAAAAGGTCCACGGGGCAGCTGGATAGATAGGCTGCTTATGATAGCGGCGCGGACGGTCGCGGGGCGTGGAAAAGTAAAACTATTTGCCGGATGGGGATAATCAGGATTTTGCGGGGGCAACCAATTGCGTCGTGACCAAGGCAGCCAAGGCGTTTTCTTCGCTGCCGAAGCGGGCGAGCAGGGCGGCTTGTTTCTCGGGGGAAAGGCGGTTCCAGATCTCGATCATCTTCTCGGCGGTGCCGATCAGGACGCTGGCCTGAGCCTCGTTGAATGTGACGCTGGATTCATCGGTCATGGGAAAGCTCAAGGTTCAGGCGGTGTGGAAAGCGCATATTAGCGCTTTCCACACGGTCTGGTCGTGCAGGTATCAGTCTTCGCTGTCGGCCTGGCGGCGTTCAGGTGCTTCTTTCGTCTCGGGCTGTTGGGCACCGGCTTGTTGCGTGGTTGTCTGCTCAGTTTCGTGCAGGCTTGGGAAGGGGAGATTAGGGATCTCGTGCATGTTCGCGCTCCTCGCTAAGTCTGTTGATAGATCTGGTAGATCCGCGCTTTTAAAAAGCCTGCGCAGGATACAGCAGGAGAAATGACAAAAAGACTTTTATATCCAATTGTTGCGACGGATGGGATTGTCTAGACAGGTCTACAAGGGGGACGAAGACCTACTGTGGCGAGGGAGCTTGCTCCCGCTGGGCTGCGGAGCGGCCCCAATGCAGGCAATGAGTTGTTTGCGTTAGAACTCGGTGCGGTTTTTGCGACCGCTACGCGCTCGAGCGGGAGCAAGCTCCCTCGCCACAGGGAGCTCGCCATTGCATCGGGTTACTTGCAGACCTCAGCGATAGCCTCGGCCAGCAAGTCCAGACGCGTAGCGTCGATCCCGGCAACGTTCGCCCGGCCTGAACTGACCATGTACACGCTGTGATGCTCGCGCAGTTGTTTGACCTGCTCCGGCGACAAACCGGTGTAGGAAAACATCCCGCGTTGCACACCGATGTGCGCAAATCGCTCGCGCAAGCCATGGGGTTCAAGCGCTTCGACCAGACCACTGCGCAACTGGGCGATACGCAAACGCATGGCTTCCACTTCGTCGGCCCAGCGGCTTTTCAGCTCTGGATCGCTGAGGATGGTCGCGACAACGGCGGCGCCATGATCCGGTGGCGTCGACCACAGGTTACGGGCGATGTTGGCCAGTTGGCTGCGGATATCCACCAGTTTGTCGGCGGTTTGTGCGCAGACAATCAGTGCGCCGGTGCGGTCGCAGTACAAGCCGAAGTTCTTCGAGCAGGAACTGGTGATCAGCACTTCCGGCAACTCGGCGGCGAACAGCCGGGTCGACCAGGCATCTTGCTCCAGGCCGTCGCCGAAACCCTGATAAGCGAAGTCGATCAGTGGCAGCAAATCGCGACTGCGCACCACGTCCAGCACCCGACGCCAATCGTCATGGGACAGGTCGAAACCGGTCGGGTTGTGGCAGCAGGCATGCAGCAGAACCACATCGCCCTTGGGGGCTTCATTGAGCACCGCCAGCATCGCTTCCACATCGAGACGGTTATCGCTGCCCACGTACGGGTAATGACTGATCTTGACCCCGGCCGCCGCGAAAATGGTTTCGTGGATCGGCCAGGTCGGGTTGCTCAGCCACACGCCACGGCCCGGCAGGCATTGGGCGATGAAGTCGGCGCTCAAACGCA
The Pseudomonas lini DNA segment above includes these coding regions:
- a CDS encoding MFS transporter; translation: MSETQRPMAVTLQVVSIVLFTFIGYLNIGIPLAVLPGYVHSDLGFGAVIAGLVISVQYLATLLSRPYAGRIIDNKGSKLAVMYGLAGCGLSGVFMLISAWTQSLPMLSLISLLIGRLVLGSAESLVGSGSIGWGIGRVGAANTAKVISWNGIASYGALAVGAPLGVLLVSQLGLWSMGVSIVLLAVLGLALAWPKTAAPIVVGERLPFMHVLGRVLPHGCGLALGSIGFGTIATFITLYYATQHWSNAVLCLSLFGASFIGARLLFGNLINRLGGFRVAIACLSVETLGLLLLWLAPDAHWALAGAALSGFGFSLVFPALGVEAVNLVPASSRGAAVGAYSLFIDLSLGITGPLAGAIAAGFGFASIFLFAALAALSGLMLSVYLYRQAPKYREEREAR
- a CDS encoding amino acid aminotransferase, with product MMHFDAIGRVPGDPILGLMEAYALDPNPRKFDLGVGVYKDAQGLTPIPEAVKLAEQHLVERQSTKTYIGGHGNVAFGKVINELVLGADSALIAEQRAGATQTPGGTGALRLSADFIAQCLPGRGVWLSNPTWPIHETIFAAAGVKISHYPYVGSDNRLDVEAMLAVLNEAPKGDVVLLHACCHNPTGFDLSHDDWRRVLDVVRSRDLLPLIDFAYQGFGDGLEQDAWSTRLFAAELPEVLITSSCSKNFGLYCDRTGALIVCAQTADKLVDIRSQLANIARNLWSTPPDHGAAVVATILSDPELKSRWADEVEAMRLRIAQLRSGLVEALEPHGLRERFAHIGVQRGMFSYTGLSPEQVKQLREHHSVYMVSSGRANVAGIDATRLDLLAEAIAEVCK
- a CDS encoding leucyl aminopeptidase, whose translation is MDKQRAISHFLYYLEHHPAVAGINPAKVLLGHTADYEAHTCAIAEQAGNSPRFSFSAMRLDLEPTQLLTQAITDSDLYIFFYDSSTLPNPRPDGPDFVRALQGVMAQNWKKSLLFKDYGDYFYDTFSVTPQRIAGLNSHLIQRMSHATTLSFKDDHGSWFETPLSSIKKWTDINGIGNFDLAPGEIATHSEAINGRVKFMGTFLSTIPFARKYGVLASPLELWIENSTISKIATDVPGLEHDFNKYLDANPSNRRIEELGIGTNEGVKDLYARNAGFEERHCGLHLGLGGGAKGSHHLDLIFSGGVLALDDDPLFDGRFVF
- a CDS encoding amino acid permease, which encodes MSGQNSHSGELKRGLKNRHIQLIALGGAIGTGLFLGSAGVLKSAGPSMILGYAICGFIAFMIMRQLGEMIVEEPVAGSFSHFAHKYWGGFAGFLSGWNCWILYILVGMSELTAVGKYIHYWAPDIPTWVSAAGFFVLINLINLANVKVFGEAEFWFAIIKVVAIVGMIALGSYLLVSGHGGPQASVTNLWEHGGFFPNGVSGLVMAMAIIMFSFGGLEMLGFTAAEADKPKTVIPKAINQVIYRILIFYIGALVVLLSLTPWDSLLATLNASGDAYSGSPFVQVFSMLGSNTAAHILNFVVLTAALSVYNSGTYCNSRMLLGMAEQGDAPKALSKIDKRGVPVRSILASAAVTLIAVLLNYLIPQNALELLMSLVVATLVINWAMISFSHFKFRQHMNKTKQTPLFKALWYPYGNYVCLAFVVFILGVMLLIPGIQISVYAIPVWVAFMWVCYGIKNKRSAQQALQAAGSAAK
- the arfB gene encoding alternative ribosome rescue aminoacyl-tRNA hydrolase ArfB codes for the protein MLVISNNVHLPDAEIELTAIRAQGAGGQNVNKVSSAVHLRFDIPASSLPEFYKERLLALRDSRITSEGVLIIKAQQYRTQEQNRADALERLTELILSAIKVEKKRRPTKPTLGSKKRRLESKTKRGSIKAGRGKVDF